From one Acidobacteriota bacterium genomic stretch:
- a CDS encoding carboxypeptidase-like regulatory domain-containing protein, which yields MKNLAVIGLLLLALGTLPAAASYRDGEAVRVTGIVTDAAGKPLPGVRVVLEASRSRVNLRRLSREKRDSTRLTAVTDERGEYSIEWHWHRYYNAYELIVGVAVRKPAGERLQALETLDISRRLEKSNPLVVPIVIEDAEFVQTLQRFVAGIRSDDERRIYAQMGKPDEVKERVSSSRKDTSWWYFESGKVFRFTDGELVGEESFTPVEAF from the coding sequence GTGAAGAACCTCGCCGTCATCGGCCTCCTCCTGCTCGCCTTGGGCACCCTTCCGGCGGCGGCCTCCTACCGCGACGGCGAGGCGGTCCGCGTCACCGGCATCGTCACCGATGCCGCCGGCAAGCCCTTGCCCGGCGTTCGGGTGGTGCTCGAAGCTTCTCGGAGCCGGGTCAATCTGAGGCGTCTGAGCCGCGAGAAGCGCGATTCCACCCGCCTGACGGCTGTGACCGACGAGCGCGGTGAATACAGCATCGAGTGGCACTGGCATCGCTACTACAACGCCTATGAGCTGATCGTCGGAGTGGCCGTGCGCAAGCCCGCCGGCGAGCGCTTGCAGGCCCTCGAAACCCTCGACATCAGCCGCCGCCTGGAGAAGAGCAATCCGTTGGTGGTGCCGATCGTGATCGAGGACGCCGAGTTCGTGCAGACCCTGCAGCGCTTCGTCGCCGGCATTCGTAGCGACGACGAACGCCGCATCTACGCCCAGATGGGCAAACCAGACGAGGTCAAGGAGCGGGTCTCCTCAAGCCGCAAGGACACTTCCTGGTGGTATTTCGAGAGCGGCAAGGTCTTTCGCTTCACCGACGGCGAGTTGGTCGGCGAGGAGAGCTTCACCCCGGTCGAGGCCTTCTAG
- a CDS encoding YajQ family cyclic di-GMP-binding protein: MAADNSFDIVSTVDFQEVRNAVDQAAREITSRYDLKKAQAGVALEGEEIHLRANDDFNVSQALEVVKSKLVRRKIHLKSCRFGEVEPAAGGTARQTVTFQQGIPTETSKKIVAEIKRLKLKVQASIQGDSLRISGKKRDQLQEVIAHLKEMDLDVPLNFTNYRSS; this comes from the coding sequence ATGGCCGCCGACAACTCCTTCGACATCGTCTCCACCGTCGACTTCCAGGAAGTCCGCAACGCCGTCGACCAGGCGGCCCGCGAAATCACCAGCCGCTACGACCTCAAGAAGGCGCAAGCGGGGGTTGCCCTCGAAGGCGAAGAAATCCACCTGCGAGCCAACGACGACTTCAACGTCAGCCAGGCCCTCGAGGTGGTCAAGAGCAAGCTGGTGCGGCGCAAGATTCACCTCAAGTCCTGCCGCTTTGGTGAGGTCGAACCGGCGGCGGGCGGCACGGCAAGACAAACGGTCACCTTTCAACAGGGCATCCCGACCGAGACGAGCAAGAAGATCGTCGCCGAGATCAAGCGCTTGAAGCTCAAGGTTCAGGCCTCGATCCAGGGCGACTCGCTGCGCATTTCGGGCAAGAAGCGGGACCAGCTCCAGGAGGTCATCGCGCACCTCAAGGAAATGGATCTCGACGTTCCCTTGAACTTCACCAACTACCGGAGCTCGTGA
- a CDS encoding polyprenyl synthetase family protein: MKGQPLPSQPTPLTPRRSPASFLALIADKLEATEAVFREALAADVPRIREAGTYLAEGGGKRVRPALVLLASRLLGRDGEEEVTYAAVVELIHTATLIHDDVIDHADLRRGQATLNQIWGNHPTVLLGDWIYTLAMQKALSHQRVEVLQKLVDATLRMTEGELLALHRLGAIDLTTDEYFEIIDRKTARLFAAACAVPALIPPLRPEAGEALERYGAHLGVCFQLVDDLLDFDGREEELGKPVLSDLKEGKLTLPLILLLPRIAPADRQLIAQVLEDRAFERVAAQQILELVEREGTLDETRQIARDYSARAKAELEFFRPCEAREALELAPDFVLDRRS; the protein is encoded by the coding sequence ATGAAAGGCCAGCCCTTGCCATCGCAGCCCACCCCCCTCACCCCACGCCGCTCCCCGGCGTCCTTCCTCGCCTTGATCGCGGACAAGCTCGAGGCCACCGAAGCGGTGTTCCGGGAGGCCCTGGCAGCGGACGTGCCGCGCATTCGCGAGGCCGGCACCTACCTCGCCGAGGGCGGCGGCAAGCGAGTGCGACCGGCCCTGGTGCTGCTGGCTTCGCGCCTCCTCGGCCGCGACGGCGAGGAAGAGGTGACCTACGCCGCGGTGGTCGAGCTGATCCACACCGCCACCCTGATCCACGATGACGTCATCGATCACGCCGATCTGCGCCGCGGCCAAGCCACCCTCAATCAGATCTGGGGCAATCACCCGACGGTTCTCCTGGGGGACTGGATCTATACCCTGGCGATGCAGAAGGCCTTGTCCCACCAGCGCGTCGAAGTGCTCCAGAAGCTGGTCGACGCCACCCTGCGGATGACCGAAGGGGAGCTCCTGGCACTGCATCGCTTGGGGGCGATCGATCTCACCACCGACGAGTACTTCGAGATCATCGACCGCAAGACGGCGCGCCTGTTTGCCGCCGCTTGCGCCGTCCCGGCCTTGATTCCGCCGCTGCGGCCGGAGGCCGGAGAGGCTCTCGAGCGCTACGGCGCCCATCTTGGCGTCTGCTTTCAGCTGGTCGACGACCTGCTCGATTTCGATGGCCGTGAGGAGGAGCTCGGCAAGCCGGTGCTCTCGGACCTCAAGGAGGGCAAGCTGACGCTACCGCTGATCCTGCTCCTGCCGCGGATCGCGCCGGCCGACCGTCAGCTGATCGCCCAGGTTCTCGAGGACCGCGCCTTCGAGCGCGTCGCCGCTCAGCAAATCCTCGAGCTCGTCGAGCGCGAGGGCACCCTCGACGAAACCCGTCAGATCGCCCGCGACTACTCGGCCCGGGCCAAGGCGGAGCTAGAGTTCTTCCGCCCCTGTGAGGCCCGGGAAGCGCTGGAGCTCGCGCCGGATTTCGTCCTCGATCGGCGTTCGTAG